From a single Leptidea sinapis chromosome 19, ilLepSina1.1, whole genome shotgun sequence genomic region:
- the LOC126969809 gene encoding SOSS complex subunit B homolog, translating into MNTTEYVQIKELKSGMKNINAIFIVLEVSAPTLTKEAREVRTLRVADASASVHLSVWDEAGALLQPGDIVRLTRGYAALWRHALTLYAGKSGDIQKVGEFCMLFNEQVNMSEPQPPPPGAAPAHNNHAGRVPSATAQPAAAAGAPHQGPPKNERFNQNRQEEGGKHQHKTYVRGRGQQRGNGRR; encoded by the coding sequence ATGAACACAACTGAGTACGTCCAAATCAAAGAGCTGAAGTCGGGCATGAAGAACATAAACGCGATTTTCATAGTTCTGGAGGTGAGCGCACCCACGCTGACGAAGGAAGCGCGCGAGGTGCGCACGCTGCGCGTGGCGGACGCGTCTGCCAGCGTGCACCTGTCGGTGTGGGACGAGGCGGGCGCACTGCTGCAGCCTGGCGACATTGTGCGGCTGACGCGCGGCTACGCGGCCCTGTGGCGGCACGCGCTGACACTGTACGCCGGCAAGTCGGGCGACATCCAGAAGGTGGGCGAGTTCTGCATGTTGTTCAACGAGCAGGTCAACATGAGTGAGCCGCAGCCGCCGCCGCCTGGAGCAGCGCCCGCGCACAACAACCACGCGGGCCGCGTGCCCTCCGCCACCGCACAGCCCGCTGCTGCCGCGGGTGCCCCACATCAAGGGCCACCCAAAAATGAACGGTTCAACCAAAACCGGCAAGAGGAGGGCGGCAAACACCAACACAAGACTTATGTGCGAGGTCGGGGTCAACAGAGAGGCAATGGCCGACGGTAG